The Serinus canaria isolate serCan28SL12 chromosome 23, serCan2020, whole genome shotgun sequence genome has a window encoding:
- the C23H1orf216 gene encoding UPF0500 protein C1orf216 homolog — protein sequence MFAVCPANAPFRQGRGGPALGTALPGAGHGPDSNSNFVGEVCDSNENWSQPAPGSPLEEGSSQSENTTNPSDNLLLLMQRQMVQGRLRDTAPGLGDTHPEQGERSPPEGAEVSGAGGHSAAREAAGGCAKPPSSPAEDNGYASSSLSIDSPDSTCSTTWDPPASAPRAESPPEAGPAEPELGTLFPALAEAVQHLQDKERFKEQEKEKHHIQLVMYRRLALLRWIHGLQQRVVDQQNRLQESFDTILDNRKELIRCMQQGPACVAAAAAPGP from the coding sequence ATGTTTGCTGTCTGCCCGGCAAACGCCCCATTCCGGCAGGGCCGGGGGGGCCCAGCGCTGGGCACGGCCCTCCCAGGGGCGGGACATGGGCCGGACTCCAACTCCAACTTCGTGGGAGAGGTGTGTGACAGCAACGAGAACTGGAGCCAGCCAGCGCCGGGGTCCCCGCTGGAGGAGGGCTCCAGCCAGAGCGAAAACACCACAAATCCATCTGATAATCTGCTGTTATTAATGCAGAGACAGATGGTCCAGGGCCGGCTTAGGGACACTGCCCCGGGCCTGGGTGACACGCACCCCGAGCAGGGGGAGCGCAGCCCCCCCGAGGGAGCCGAGGTCAGCggggcagggggacacagcGCTGCCCGGGAGGCGGCCGGGGGATGTGCGAAGCCCCCGAGCTCCCCTGCAGAGGACAACGGCTAcgccagcagctccctcagcatcGATAGCCCCgacagcacctgcagcaccacctgggaccctcctgcctctgccccccGAGCCGAGAGCCCCCCTGAGGCAGGGCCAGCTGAGCCCGAGCTGGGGACCCTTTTCCCGGCGCTGGCAGAGGCCGTGCAGCACCTCCAGGACAAGGAGCGCTtcaaggagcaggagaaggagaagcacCACATCCAGCTGGTGATGTACCGGCGCCTGGCCCTGCTGCGCTGGATCCACGGCCTGCAGCAGAGAGTTGTGGACCAGCAGAACCGGTTGCAGGAGAGTTTCGACACCATCCTGGATAATCGCAAGGAGCTCATCCGCTGCATgcagcagggcccagcctgcgtcgctgctgcagctgcccctggccCCTGA